One part of the Corynebacterium aurimucosum ATCC 700975 genome encodes these proteins:
- a CDS encoding NUDIX hydrolase has protein sequence MPTPDYIVSLREKIGHEQLFLPGVTAVIVRAVPTGSAIWELPSVLLAQRADTGAWGPISGICEPGEEITATALREVKEEIGLDGRIEALLGVGQVGPVVYPNGDKCMFMDTAIRVSVPDDAEPVVSDEENLDAQWFSVAQMPTSVSARHRMIIGDAVAQMKHPQGFRPRMGYVKRT, from the coding sequence ATGCCAACTCCTGATTATATTGTGTCCCTGCGTGAGAAAATCGGCCACGAGCAGCTCTTTTTGCCCGGCGTGACCGCGGTTATTGTGCGGGCCGTGCCTACCGGCTCCGCGATTTGGGAGCTGCCATCGGTCCTGCTTGCTCAGCGTGCCGATACTGGTGCGTGGGGTCCTATCTCCGGTATCTGTGAGCCAGGTGAGGAGATTACGGCGACCGCACTGCGTGAAGTTAAAGAAGAGATTGGTCTTGACGGGCGCATCGAAGCGCTTCTTGGGGTGGGGCAGGTGGGCCCCGTGGTCTACCCCAATGGGGACAAATGCATGTTCATGGATACCGCCATTCGCGTTTCCGTGCCGGATGATGCGGAGCCGGTGGTCTCCGACGAAGAAAACCTTGACGCGCAGTGGTTCTCCGTGGCGCAGATGCCGACGTCCGTCAGCGCCCGCCACCGCATGATCATCGGGGATGCAGTGGCGCAGATGAAGCACCCGCAGGGCTTCCGCCCGCGGATGGGCTACGTTAAGCGCACTTAA
- a CDS encoding TDT family transporter — MPAVTDKFRHLPPPGPAWGGSLMGTSIVSRLLVEEGMLTASAVFAALACVILLVLTVGFAAYRQPSFARTSMAEWSMYFIGILALGAALSGLTDIGTFRLVGFWIGGPVTVITWAIQLTRFDGQPRFTWGLPLVGPMISSSVAGFLALDYGEAYHVMGTVLFVMSISTAVPIFIRVYWAAWHGKVNLTGANSATAWVPLGVVGQSTTAMQILHPGTFSVYYGLTAMVIAIPLALYAMVTFYPNVARWVDYSPAWWACTFPPGTVSMGGHQVALVNGSELLDVIALSIPVLLIAHWSACSCRFISWLIEGRRAQRSGASPVSD, encoded by the coding sequence ATGCCAGCTGTGACTGACAAATTCCGCCACTTGCCACCGCCCGGCCCCGCGTGGGGCGGCAGCCTCATGGGTACCTCCATCGTCTCCCGGCTACTCGTTGAGGAAGGCATGCTTACAGCCTCCGCTGTTTTCGCAGCGCTGGCCTGCGTCATCCTCCTCGTGCTCACGGTGGGTTTCGCGGCATACCGCCAGCCCAGCTTTGCGCGAACCTCAATGGCTGAATGGTCGATGTACTTCATCGGCATCCTGGCACTCGGCGCAGCACTGTCCGGGTTGACGGATATCGGAACCTTCCGCCTAGTCGGCTTCTGGATAGGCGGCCCAGTCACCGTCATCACCTGGGCTATTCAGCTCACCCGCTTCGACGGCCAGCCACGCTTTACCTGGGGCCTACCGCTGGTCGGCCCCATGATTTCCTCCTCCGTGGCCGGCTTCCTCGCCTTGGACTACGGGGAGGCCTACCACGTCATGGGCACAGTGCTCTTTGTCATGTCGATCTCTACTGCGGTCCCCATTTTTATCCGTGTGTATTGGGCCGCTTGGCACGGCAAAGTCAATCTCACCGGTGCCAACTCCGCAACGGCCTGGGTTCCACTGGGCGTGGTGGGCCAATCCACCACCGCGATGCAGATCCTCCACCCCGGCACTTTCTCTGTCTACTACGGGCTCACCGCCATGGTGATCGCCATTCCCCTCGCGCTCTATGCCATGGTCACCTTCTACCCCAACGTTGCGCGCTGGGTGGATTACTCTCCTGCCTGGTGGGCGTGCACCTTCCCGCCGGGGACGGTCAGCATGGGCGGGCACCAGGTAGCGCTGGTGAATGGCTCGGAGCTTCTCGACGTCATCGCGCTCAGCATCCCGGTACTCCTCATCGCGCACTGGTCTGCCTGTTCCTGCCGCTTCATAAGCTGGCTCATCGAAGGCCGACGCGCACAGCGAAGCGGGGCCAGCCCAGTCTCGGACTAG
- a CDS encoding heme/hemin ABC transporter substrate-binding protein encodes MKLLLRFLIPLLCIVGLTACGVQGSYTDQLPDPQDLSDPRSFEGVTEVSDFADIEPVSTKVQPALPVELTDADGYDVTVTDVSRILALDIYGTYTKTLSGLGLADNIVGRTVSSTEPNLADRPVVTEGGHNINVEAVLELNPTLVIVDHSIGPRDAIDQIREAGVTTVVMEPQRTIDSVGEDIITLGETVGLPDEARKLSERSIKEIDESKEAIKTIAPEEPMRMAFLYARGNGGVFFIMGEGTGAQDLIEGIGGVDLAAENNLSYAEPANAEALARINPEVIIMMTDGLKSTGGVDGLLERPGVAQTIAGQKQRIVTIPDGQSLAFGPMTGQTLVKLAKAVYDPDNA; translated from the coding sequence GTGAAACTTCTCCTACGTTTCCTTATCCCGCTTCTGTGCATCGTGGGATTGACTGCCTGTGGCGTGCAAGGAAGCTATACAGACCAGCTACCGGACCCGCAGGACCTTTCCGACCCGCGCTCCTTCGAAGGCGTTACTGAGGTCAGTGACTTCGCCGATATCGAGCCCGTAAGCACTAAAGTCCAGCCCGCACTTCCGGTGGAACTTACTGACGCTGATGGTTATGACGTCACCGTCACGGATGTCTCGCGGATTCTGGCGCTGGATATTTATGGGACCTATACCAAAACGCTGAGCGGCTTGGGGCTTGCGGACAACATCGTTGGCCGCACCGTCTCTTCCACTGAACCGAATCTGGCGGATCGTCCCGTCGTGACTGAAGGCGGCCACAATATCAATGTTGAAGCAGTCCTGGAGCTTAATCCGACGCTCGTTATTGTGGACCACTCCATTGGACCCCGTGATGCGATCGATCAGATCCGTGAAGCAGGTGTGACAACTGTGGTCATGGAACCGCAGCGGACCATTGACTCGGTGGGCGAAGACATCATCACGCTGGGTGAAACCGTCGGGCTTCCGGACGAGGCCCGCAAGTTATCAGAGCGCTCCATCAAGGAAATTGATGAGTCGAAGGAAGCCATTAAGACCATTGCCCCCGAGGAGCCAATGCGTATGGCCTTCCTCTACGCCCGTGGAAACGGCGGCGTGTTCTTCATCATGGGGGAGGGGACCGGCGCCCAGGACCTCATCGAAGGAATTGGAGGAGTCGATCTCGCTGCGGAGAACAACCTTTCTTATGCCGAACCTGCTAACGCAGAAGCGCTGGCCCGCATCAACCCAGAGGTGATCATCATGATGACCGATGGTTTGAAATCCACAGGCGGAGTCGACGGCCTACTGGAACGTCCTGGTGTGGCGCAGACCATTGCTGGTCAAAAGCAGCGCATCGTCACCATTCCTGACGGCCAGTCCCTGGCCTTCGGCCCCATGACCGGCCAGACACTGGTCAAACTCGCAAAGGCTGTATATGACCCAGACAATGCATAG
- a CDS encoding HtaA domain-containing protein translates to MIRNLWRSACGVVLAAPLALGAVPFLNSAPVAHAETSCTWNWGIKQSFRSYIKGNIARGGWGASGIGFSGDEKGNGAFVFQASAPTSSGGTVTIPFQGTLNFTGHDGVLDMTMSDFKVIASGDQAKVTVDYVSYELNRSNYTRGAQIQGDDEVIAIINLQEPVKDNGSAVNLAGTTSLSAGGVKLFTGFYEQGEKLDPSSGTIALDGSCSGSGGSGGNGSGSKRKLNSITGTFTGFNKEAMAILSETNDTMNGITTFMGNTQSFLDELDSFKKRGNTTSGASGASASTSSGTSTSGSTTTSDLSGNGLPETAAAGSGNSGGASTASGSNSGATGATGSVAAASGASGAANETCQATGVTQATAQWGVKKSFQSYITGSIAQGKWQLSGVGYSNGRFQFSGNSGAVKDDTGAVRYGGNIQFTGHHGKLDLNIANLEISFNGKTGKLIGDVRSSNMEGEKKDFGRTAIADLNFTSLDVGTDAVSGEATVSLTDVGSKAFAEFYEPGTQLDPLSFNASLGGNADCNDTVGGTSGGSSSSAGDSAGSGSKGSGGVNSEAVDNALASDSSQGYEDGSKKFQIKSASSANGTTDDPVTYLLLFIAGLIIAGGSTSRLIMNNS, encoded by the coding sequence ATGATTCGCAATCTCTGGCGCTCAGCATGCGGTGTGGTGCTCGCAGCTCCCCTTGCTCTCGGCGCCGTTCCATTTTTGAACAGCGCCCCGGTAGCTCACGCAGAGACTTCCTGTACGTGGAACTGGGGGATCAAGCAATCCTTCCGAAGCTACATCAAAGGCAATATCGCCCGCGGCGGCTGGGGAGCCAGCGGTATCGGCTTTAGCGGTGATGAAAAAGGCAACGGTGCTTTTGTGTTCCAAGCAAGTGCGCCCACGTCCTCTGGCGGTACAGTCACCATCCCGTTCCAAGGCACGCTGAACTTCACAGGACATGACGGGGTTCTCGACATGACAATGTCGGACTTCAAGGTCATTGCTTCCGGTGACCAAGCAAAAGTGACGGTTGACTACGTTTCTTATGAACTGAACCGAAGCAACTACACCCGCGGGGCCCAGATTCAAGGCGACGATGAGGTCATCGCCATCATTAATCTGCAGGAGCCTGTCAAAGACAACGGCTCGGCAGTGAACCTGGCAGGAACCACGTCCCTTAGTGCCGGGGGAGTCAAGCTTTTCACGGGCTTCTATGAGCAGGGTGAAAAACTCGATCCTTCCTCAGGCACCATTGCGTTGGATGGATCCTGCTCTGGTTCTGGCGGCTCAGGCGGCAATGGATCTGGCTCGAAACGGAAGCTGAACTCTATTACCGGCACCTTTACGGGCTTCAACAAGGAAGCCATGGCTATTTTGTCCGAAACCAATGACACCATGAACGGTATCACCACGTTTATGGGCAATACACAGTCCTTCTTGGACGAGTTGGACTCATTCAAGAAGCGGGGCAACACTACCTCGGGGGCTTCCGGGGCGTCGGCTAGCACGTCGTCTGGAACCTCCACCTCTGGTAGCACGACTACTTCGGACTTAAGCGGCAACGGCCTTCCAGAAACAGCGGCAGCTGGCAGCGGAAACAGTGGTGGAGCATCAACGGCTAGCGGGTCGAACTCCGGCGCTACGGGTGCGACGGGCTCGGTTGCAGCAGCGTCTGGAGCATCCGGTGCAGCCAACGAAACGTGCCAAGCCACCGGTGTTACCCAAGCGACGGCGCAATGGGGAGTGAAGAAATCATTCCAGTCCTATATCACCGGCTCCATTGCGCAAGGAAAATGGCAGCTCTCGGGCGTCGGCTATAGCAACGGTCGATTCCAGTTTTCCGGGAACTCCGGCGCAGTCAAGGACGATACAGGTGCTGTGCGGTACGGCGGAAACATCCAGTTCACCGGCCACCACGGCAAGCTCGACCTCAATATTGCGAACCTAGAAATCTCCTTCAACGGTAAAACCGGAAAACTAATCGGCGATGTGCGCTCCTCCAACATGGAAGGCGAGAAGAAGGACTTCGGACGCACCGCCATCGCCGACCTGAATTTCACGTCTCTGGATGTGGGAACAGATGCCGTATCGGGCGAAGCAACAGTATCCCTGACTGACGTTGGCTCCAAGGCCTTTGCCGAATTTTACGAGCCTGGAACCCAGCTGGATCCGTTAAGTTTCAACGCCAGCCTGGGCGGAAACGCCGATTGCAACGACACTGTTGGCGGCACTAGTGGTGGCAGCTCGTCCAGTGCGGGAGACAGTGCCGGCTCCGGGTCGAAGGGCAGTGGCGGTGTCAACTCCGAAGCAGTAGACAACGCGCTGGCCAGTGATTCGTCGCAGGGCTACGAAGATGGTTCAAAGAAATTCCAGATCAAGTCCGCGAGCTCCGCGAACGGCACCACCGATGACCCAGTTACCTACCTCCTCCTGTTCATCGCCGGGCTCATTATCGCCGGAGGCTCCACCAGCCGCCTCATTATGAACAACTCCTAG
- a CDS encoding trypsin-like serine protease — protein sequence MPRFLLLGVLNTAALAAAGCTVHTGVEPVPEAASHPFENTTIEPPPPQTHTPGASPVPPGAALDISSMQPVPGEAFDFNLCTVAWSFVLDDGRTIAVTASHCGEPGDTVWAGAADGEFIYPAEPVGSIIYSDLSAPDTHQLDFALVEITRQAEFYVPQDMPTSVVAAEQEELPDEVCKLGRITGETCGPLTHGEGHGKLQFGERTVDTISARAHVCSTHGDSGAPVFGAPGSPYEGVIVGVLSGTTEAAAGSESCAHGSEAEMSFTPASDIEALLPEILAQL from the coding sequence ATGCCTAGGTTTCTCCTGCTTGGGGTACTCAACACAGCAGCTCTGGCGGCGGCTGGGTGCACGGTGCACACGGGCGTTGAACCCGTTCCCGAGGCCGCCTCACATCCGTTCGAGAACACCACGATTGAGCCGCCCCCGCCGCAAACACACACTCCGGGTGCGTCTCCGGTGCCGCCGGGGGCAGCATTGGATATCTCTAGCATGCAGCCCGTTCCCGGCGAAGCCTTCGACTTCAACCTCTGCACGGTGGCGTGGAGCTTTGTGCTTGACGACGGCCGCACCATCGCCGTTACCGCCTCCCACTGCGGTGAGCCCGGGGATACGGTGTGGGCGGGTGCCGCGGACGGGGAATTTATATACCCGGCCGAGCCCGTTGGCAGCATCATCTACTCCGACCTCAGCGCACCGGACACGCACCAGCTTGATTTCGCCTTGGTGGAGATAACGCGGCAGGCGGAGTTTTATGTTCCGCAGGACATGCCCACCAGCGTGGTCGCGGCCGAGCAGGAGGAACTTCCCGATGAGGTGTGCAAGCTGGGGCGCATCACCGGTGAGACCTGCGGCCCGCTCACACACGGAGAGGGACACGGGAAACTCCAGTTTGGTGAGCGCACTGTGGATACTATCTCTGCGCGCGCCCACGTCTGCTCCACACATGGTGATTCCGGCGCACCGGTCTTTGGCGCGCCGGGCAGCCCCTATGAAGGCGTGATTGTGGGAGTTCTGTCCGGTACGACGGAAGCGGCCGCGGGTAGTGAGAGTTGTGCTCACGGTTCGGAGGCAGAGATGTCTTTTACTCCCGCCTCTGACATTGAAGCGCTCCTGCCGGAGATTCTGGCGCAGCTCTAA
- a CDS encoding ABC transporter ATP-binding protein: MLNVDNLTVQVDGVTLVDSVTFNARPGEVTGLIGPNGAGKSTVLGAIAGDIDFSGEISVGGLSPKTSPRELARKRAVMLQDVAVSFEFLVRDVVAMGRRPWHGTPHAQLDEQFIEAALEIAGVAHLSGRDISTLSGGERARVAFARVLAQNTPIILLDEPTAALDIRHQEQLLGSVKALAREAGVTALVVLHDLNAAAAYCDHIVCVSCGGIAAQGRVAEVFTGPILSEVYGWPISVNGLQVQPQRATPTINSLFSHQLEDFHV; the protein is encoded by the coding sequence ATGCTGAACGTGGACAACCTCACCGTCCAAGTCGACGGGGTTACCCTCGTGGACAGCGTGACCTTTAATGCCCGGCCAGGCGAGGTCACCGGACTAATTGGCCCGAATGGTGCCGGGAAGTCAACAGTCCTTGGCGCGATCGCGGGTGATATCGACTTCTCCGGTGAAATCAGTGTCGGCGGTTTGTCGCCGAAGACCTCGCCCCGTGAGCTCGCACGCAAGCGTGCGGTGATGCTTCAGGATGTCGCGGTGTCCTTTGAATTTCTGGTACGCGATGTTGTCGCGATGGGCCGCCGCCCTTGGCACGGAACGCCCCACGCCCAACTCGACGAGCAGTTTATCGAAGCCGCCCTTGAAATAGCTGGAGTCGCTCATCTCTCCGGACGCGATATCAGCACGCTTTCAGGTGGTGAACGTGCGCGGGTGGCCTTTGCCCGTGTTCTTGCACAAAATACTCCAATAATCCTGCTGGATGAACCGACAGCGGCCCTCGATATCCGCCACCAAGAACAGTTACTGGGTTCTGTGAAAGCCCTAGCCCGCGAGGCAGGAGTAACCGCACTCGTGGTGCTCCATGACCTGAACGCGGCAGCCGCATATTGCGATCACATCGTGTGCGTCTCATGCGGGGGGATCGCAGCTCAAGGGCGCGTGGCGGAGGTTTTCACCGGTCCCATCTTGTCAGAGGTGTACGGCTGGCCGATCTCCGTCAACGGGCTGCAGGTACAACCACAGCGTGCCACGCCCACAATCAATTCACTTTTCTCGCATCAACTGGAGGACTTCCATGTTTAA
- a CDS encoding MFS transporter: MSVPHPRNVITTKALSVWVAAVLVYIVAITGRTSFGVAGLEAIDRFDVDASRIAVFTSVQLGIYSLAQIPTGMLIDKFGPRRLLVIGSIIMGAGQVLLGFTSNYWVAIAARLLIGAGDATAFLSVMRILPYWFPLHRTPMFTQVTSSLGQLGQFISALPFAMLLGWGGWTMAFVTLGAVGILIAVAAAVAVADSPESLGIVPKPKEKPNAKPESTAALLSTVFRSPVAWQAFFIHWIGLGATNVFVMLWGVPLMTAGMDFSKTSAGWILTWFSVFMVLIGPLHGRLSSRSRGFRPWLALGFVAFHCAVWVLFFLFGGSYLSLIILISVVALCTPVANYGFDIVRENLDRRVVATATGLGNMGGFIATVIGAQLIGMVLDHLGNGPDYPFHDFRLAAWAVFGVWCIGIVGVLVTHILRSRGEEEGPHARIVQVS, encoded by the coding sequence ATGTCGGTTCCTCATCCTCGCAATGTAATTACCACTAAGGCTCTCTCCGTGTGGGTAGCTGCGGTGTTGGTCTACATCGTGGCAATTACCGGCCGCACATCATTTGGCGTAGCGGGGCTCGAGGCCATCGACCGCTTCGACGTCGATGCCTCGCGCATTGCTGTTTTCACCTCTGTACAACTGGGCATTTATTCACTGGCGCAGATCCCTACCGGCATGCTCATTGATAAGTTCGGCCCGCGGCGCTTGCTCGTCATCGGCTCCATCATCATGGGCGCGGGCCAGGTGCTCCTCGGTTTCACCAGCAATTATTGGGTAGCCATTGCCGCCCGTCTGCTCATCGGAGCAGGTGATGCCACCGCTTTCTTGTCGGTGATGCGCATCCTGCCCTATTGGTTCCCGCTGCACCGCACCCCCATGTTCACCCAGGTCACCTCCTCGCTGGGGCAGCTAGGCCAGTTCATATCCGCCCTGCCTTTTGCCATGCTGTTGGGCTGGGGCGGATGGACCATGGCCTTCGTTACCTTGGGTGCGGTGGGCATTCTCATCGCCGTCGCGGCCGCGGTGGCGGTTGCGGATTCCCCTGAATCACTCGGCATCGTGCCCAAGCCGAAGGAAAAACCGAACGCGAAGCCGGAGAGCACTGCCGCGCTATTATCCACCGTTTTCCGTTCCCCCGTAGCCTGGCAGGCATTCTTCATTCACTGGATTGGTCTGGGAGCCACCAACGTGTTTGTCATGCTGTGGGGCGTGCCCCTGATGACCGCGGGCATGGATTTTTCTAAGACTAGCGCCGGCTGGATCCTGACGTGGTTTAGCGTTTTCATGGTGCTGATTGGCCCACTGCACGGCAGGTTATCGTCTAGATCCAGGGGTTTCCGCCCCTGGCTGGCCTTGGGGTTTGTGGCTTTCCACTGCGCGGTGTGGGTCCTGTTTTTCCTCTTCGGCGGCAGCTATCTCTCACTGATCATCCTCATCAGCGTGGTGGCCCTGTGCACACCGGTGGCAAATTATGGATTCGACATTGTTCGTGAAAACCTGGATCGCCGCGTCGTCGCGACGGCGACGGGTCTGGGAAACATGGGCGGCTTCATCGCCACAGTCATCGGCGCCCAGCTCATTGGCATGGTTCTCGATCACTTGGGCAATGGACCGGACTATCCCTTCCATGATTTCCGGCTCGCCGCCTGGGCAGTCTTTGGCGTGTGGTGCATTGGCATCGTGGGTGTTCTCGTCACCCACATCCTGCGCAGCCGAGGCGAGGAAGAAGGACCGCACGCCAGAATCGTCCAGGTGAGTTAG
- the thrC gene encoding threonine synthase: MKYISTRDTDRHPASFTDILLGGLAPDGGLYLPETYPRIDDATLTHWRQTLAEGGYAALAADVLKLFVDDIPAEDLEGIAQRAYTYPKFDHEEIVPVSELGEGLYIGHLSEGPTAAFKDMAMQMLGELFEYELARRGETLNILGATSGDTGSSAEYAMRGRKGIRVFMLTPAGRMTPFQQAQMFGLDDPNICNIALDGVFDDCQDVVKAVSADANFKAENRIGAVNSINWARLMAQVVYYINCYLKITTENTERVSFSVPTGNFGDICAGHIARQMGLPIDKLIVATNENDVLDEFFRTGSYRPRSSEQTYKTSSPSMDISRASNFERFAFDLLGRDAAQIKELFGTKVKEGGFNVDKQALDAAHAEYGFLSGSSTHADRLATIKDVHERYDVLVDPHTADGIKVARAVQEEYGVDTPIICLETALPVKFAETIKEAIGSEPEVPERFAEILEAERHVTDLPNDAAAVKDYITQYIKSTEV; encoded by the coding sequence GTGAAGTACATTTCGACCCGCGATACCGACCGCCATCCCGCCTCCTTTACGGATATCCTTCTGGGAGGCTTGGCCCCCGATGGCGGCCTCTACCTGCCGGAAACTTACCCCCGCATCGATGACGCCACCCTGACTCACTGGCGCCAGACCTTGGCGGAGGGCGGCTACGCGGCCTTGGCCGCGGACGTGCTCAAGCTCTTCGTGGATGATATTCCCGCAGAAGACCTCGAAGGAATTGCCCAGCGCGCCTATACCTACCCCAAGTTTGATCACGAGGAGATTGTCCCCGTCAGCGAGCTGGGGGAGGGGCTCTACATTGGCCACCTCTCTGAGGGGCCGACGGCCGCCTTCAAGGACATGGCCATGCAGATGTTGGGCGAGCTCTTCGAATACGAGCTGGCCCGCCGCGGCGAAACCCTCAATATTCTGGGCGCTACCTCTGGCGATACCGGTTCCTCGGCGGAGTACGCCATGCGCGGGCGCAAGGGCATCCGTGTCTTCATGCTGACCCCGGCCGGGCGCATGACGCCCTTCCAGCAGGCCCAGATGTTCGGCCTGGATGATCCGAATATCTGCAATATCGCCCTCGACGGCGTCTTTGATGATTGCCAGGACGTGGTCAAGGCTGTTTCGGCCGACGCTAATTTCAAGGCAGAGAACCGCATCGGCGCGGTCAACTCCATTAACTGGGCTCGCCTCATGGCGCAGGTGGTCTACTACATCAATTGCTACCTCAAGATCACCACGGAAAACACGGAGAGGGTCTCCTTCAGCGTCCCGACTGGCAACTTTGGGGATATCTGCGCCGGCCACATCGCCCGCCAGATGGGCCTGCCCATCGACAAACTCATCGTCGCGACCAATGAAAACGACGTGCTCGATGAGTTCTTCCGCACCGGCAGCTACCGCCCGCGTTCCTCGGAGCAGACGTACAAAACCTCCTCGCCGTCGATGGATATTTCCCGCGCCTCCAACTTTGAGCGCTTCGCTTTTGATCTGCTGGGCCGCGATGCCGCACAGATTAAGGAGCTTTTCGGGACAAAGGTGAAGGAAGGCGGGTTTAACGTCGACAAGCAGGCACTTGACGCCGCCCACGCGGAGTACGGTTTCTTGTCCGGTTCCTCCACCCACGCGGACCGCCTCGCCACCATTAAGGATGTCCACGAGCGCTACGACGTGCTGGTGGATCCGCACACGGCCGACGGCATCAAGGTCGCCCGCGCGGTACAGGAAGAGTATGGGGTCGATACCCCCATCATCTGTCTGGAGACCGCCCTGCCGGTGAAGTTTGCGGAGACCATCAAGGAAGCCATTGGCAGCGAGCCGGAGGTGCCGGAGCGTTTCGCCGAAATCCTTGAAGCCGAGCGTCACGTCACCGACCTGCCAAACGATGCCGCGGCGGTGAAGGATTACATCACGCAGTACATCAAGAGCACGGAGGTTTAA
- a CDS encoding FecCD family ABC transporter permease: MTQTMHSDVFTRRRTQRISVFISLAVLAVLAGLISIVLGQYYIALSDLFPILALGPGQESLTASVVWNIRLPRLVLGLFVGAALGVAGTLMQAIFANPLAEPSIIGVTSGAGVGAAVAIVFNLTFVGTFTVPALAFLSALLVTFIIYQLARHNGRVTVVHLILTGIAINAVCNAIISFMVYLAPTANREAIIFWQMGSFNGSQWKHVWVVLPIVLIGIAVALRLGRQLDILALGERAAVHTGVDVSVLRIVAIVASAVLTAAAVSFAGLIGFVGLIVPHLLRSIVGPQNHILIPASALGGAVLIGFADVAARTLIPFADLPIGIFTALVGGPTFFILLRRMMRKGVH; the protein is encoded by the coding sequence ATGACCCAGACAATGCATAGCGACGTCTTCACACGACGCCGCACTCAGCGGATATCGGTATTCATATCCTTAGCGGTGCTTGCTGTTCTAGCGGGACTCATCTCGATCGTCCTCGGACAGTACTACATTGCACTTTCTGATCTGTTCCCGATTCTGGCTTTGGGGCCGGGGCAAGAGTCCCTCACAGCCAGCGTGGTATGGAATATTCGCCTGCCGCGCTTGGTCTTGGGGCTCTTCGTAGGCGCCGCTCTAGGCGTTGCGGGCACGTTGATGCAGGCCATCTTTGCCAATCCTCTGGCGGAGCCATCCATCATCGGAGTGACCTCCGGTGCAGGTGTTGGGGCGGCTGTAGCGATCGTCTTCAACCTCACCTTCGTGGGAACTTTCACTGTGCCAGCGCTGGCTTTCTTGAGCGCACTTTTAGTTACCTTCATCATCTACCAACTTGCACGCCATAACGGTCGCGTCACGGTGGTTCACCTGATCCTCACGGGCATCGCCATTAATGCAGTGTGCAATGCAATCATTTCCTTCATGGTGTACCTGGCACCGACTGCCAACCGGGAAGCCATCATTTTTTGGCAGATGGGTTCCTTCAACGGCTCGCAGTGGAAGCACGTATGGGTTGTTCTTCCCATCGTCCTTATCGGTATAGCAGTAGCCCTGCGTTTGGGCAGGCAACTTGACATTCTCGCGCTGGGTGAACGCGCTGCTGTGCACACTGGCGTAGATGTGTCTGTGTTGCGCATTGTGGCAATTGTGGCGTCCGCAGTGCTTACCGCAGCAGCTGTGTCCTTCGCCGGCCTCATCGGCTTTGTTGGGCTCATCGTTCCCCACTTGTTACGCAGCATCGTAGGACCGCAAAATCACATCCTCATTCCTGCATCCGCCCTAGGTGGCGCGGTGCTCATCGGCTTTGCGGATGTGGCAGCACGAACCTTGATTCCCTTCGCGGACCTCCCAATCGGTATCTTTACCGCCTTAGTTGGCGGACCGACCTTCTTCATCCTGTTGCGCCGCATGATGCGAAAGGGGGTGCACTGA
- a CDS encoding META domain-containing protein: MISRTLKKVTTATAFVALAGSVLGAGTAGAQEMSSVDSVKTSQIQELSSRLFGDSFSSSEDSEAPEGSGLIEKYEDVDGLQDKLPADEAQKVLNGTFTAKKNPEISVTFNEDGTLNFNDGCNSGGGSYKLDQTDAIVVENLNSTMRVCAPDEMADADALNAILSAKPVVFPVEGNTFALGSQGQVIQFEKAEN; encoded by the coding sequence ATGATTTCACGCACACTGAAGAAAGTAACCACTGCAACCGCGTTCGTCGCCCTCGCCGGCAGCGTCCTGGGTGCCGGTACCGCCGGTGCGCAAGAGATGTCCTCCGTCGACTCTGTGAAGACCAGCCAGATTCAGGAGCTGAGCTCGCGTCTGTTCGGTGACTCCTTCTCCTCCTCGGAGGATTCGGAAGCACCGGAAGGTTCTGGCTTGATTGAGAAGTACGAAGACGTTGACGGCCTGCAGGATAAGCTGCCGGCCGATGAGGCCCAGAAGGTTCTCAACGGGACCTTCACTGCAAAGAAGAACCCGGAGATCTCCGTGACCTTCAACGAGGATGGAACGCTGAACTTCAACGATGGCTGCAACTCCGGTGGCGGCAGCTACAAGCTGGATCAGACCGATGCCATCGTGGTGGAGAACCTGAACTCCACGATGCGTGTCTGCGCCCCGGATGAGATGGCTGATGCCGATGCGCTCAACGCCATCCTCTCCGCCAAGCCAGTTGTCTTCCCCGTAGAGGGCAACACCTTTGCGCTGGGCAGCCAGGGCCAGGTCATTCAGTTTGAGAAGGCCGAGAACTAA